The Saprospiraceae bacterium genome contains the following window.
TTTCATATTTTGGTGGACTGGTATTGGTCTGCTAATAATAACCGCAGGTCTCTATTACTTTTTAAATCCCACTTTTAAAAATGACAGAAATTCTGAAGGACTTCTACACACACAGCCTGTTATTGCAGATAGAAAATCAGATTCAGACAGCAATAAAATGCTGTCGATTAAGAATGATAAAGATGCATTATTTCAATCTAAACAGGCTTCCGTTGACCCAAATTTTTACAGAGAAAATGCAAATGAACAAAAACATAAATCTTCTCGCAAGTTGAAACCACTGAATCAGATTAATTCCAATACAATGGAAATTCAGCCAACTGTTTTTCATGAGTCTTCTGATCTTACTGAATCTGCAAATACTTATTTTAAGCCAAATTCAGTAAATGAATTACAATCCTTGGAACCTGAAAAGGCTGATCCACAAGCAATGAATGGAGTAAATTTATATGGTAATGAACATTTAGAAGAAGTACTGGCACTGCCCGTTTTACTTAAACAATTAATCATTCATTCGAAATTGTTGGTTGACCACCTCAATACGATACCAAATCCTGCAGTTAGACTTAAGCCACAAACAATGGAAAAACCCTGGTTTTTGCAGATGGGCTTTGGCCAATCTTTGGTTGATAGAAGGTTTAATGCAAATTCAGATTCATTTCCGACTCGAAATACAAAGGTCCTTTATGCATTCAAATCAGAAATTAATTTATCTAGGGCATTAAGCAAACAATTTGAAATATTTACAGGAATTCGGTACACACATATTTTATCCCAAAACAAGGGCAGTTTTAGAAGTTCGGAAGAGTTGGTAAAACCAAAGGGTCAAATCATTGAGCATATTAGTTTGGAAGGGATTAGCAGTTTTTCTGAAGAAGATATTCATTTAAGGCGGGTTACCACGATATACAATACCAGTTATCAGAGAATGTATCTGATGGATTGGAGTTTAGGAGTGAATTATTCAAAACCAATTAATTCCTGGGCCATTTTTGTGAATGCAGCTACAGCCTGCAATGTATTTTCAAAAGCCAGTGGAAATTATCTGACAAAGGAAAATGGCTATACTGATATTCAAAAGGAAATAAAAACCCATTTGGGATTTTCCATCAGCGGGGGAGTCGGACTTTCTTATTTATTAAAGAATCGAAGTGCCATTTCCTTAGATATGAACTATTGCAGTTATTTCAATTCTTTCAATCGAAATCAAGGCATCCACGAACAATACAATTTATTAGGTGGTCAATTAAGTTACAAATTCAGACTCTAGTGAATTTTTAATTTTACTTTTTAGAATTTATTTGAAAGAGTGTACTGATTAAAAACTAATTGGTTAATTGTAGCATTCCAAAATTGCCGGATTGCAAAATTAAAAAAGCAGCCCACTTTTCAGCACGCTGCCTTTTTTTGCTACACCTTTAAATTTTCAGGCTTTGGGTTCAGATCTAAATTCTGAATGAATGCAATTAGATTTTTGGTTCCAGACTTCTGTTGAATTGAAAACTGGATTGTATGTATAGTTCTTTAGATGAATCAGGATTTAAAACCCGGAAGCTTACTGTCTGTTGGTCAACGACCCATTTTACCAATAGCGGTTTACCTTCCTGAATTGCAATCGGTGCATCTTCAACTAAATCACCGGTGGCAGTATTGATAACTAACTGGCCTAAGTTGTTAATACTGATTTCTTTTGCGCTATCAATTTTCATTCGGATTTCCTGATAATTAAAACCAGGCTGTACGATGAATTCATATTTTAAGCGAGCATCAAAATCGCTGTATCTTAAATCAATTCCGGGATACATTTCAGTATAGTATAATTTACGGAAATTTCTGGTTTGGCAGTTGCTGATATCATTTTTAAATGTAACCGTTCTGAATTCTTCAGCACCATACAAATCTGCATCGCGGTTCATCCCTTCAAAACTGATTTCTAATTTTTGATATACTGCCGGAGACTGAATGCTGATTACTTTATCATCAGACAATACTTCCATCGTTTGGGCAGGTTTAGCAAGTTGCATAGAGATCCCATCTTTACGAAATAAGTACTTCATATTGTCAGCCTGTGCTAAAAAGAGTACTTTCTTATTTAATTTTCCAGAAAAATCCTTGATCTGGCATTTGTTTTCTGCAAAAGTGAGTTCTGCACCTTTAAGGATTTCAGGACCATTTAAAGGTAAAATTGCTGCATGGGCATGCATTCCGAAGTTAATCATAAAGACCCCTAACATCATTGCAATTTTTGTAATTTGAGTTTTCATAAATCTATTTTTAATATTTAAAATTTTTGTAAAGAATCCTATTCGAAATAGACGTTCTATTCCAATCCGGATTGATATAATTCGTTTTTTTTTAAAACTGGCACTGATTTAATCAGTTAACCAGGCGTTTCATTTCTCAGGGTTTCAGTACCAAGTCTTTAAAAAGATTGATACAATAAAGAAACGTTGCACCCCTGAAATTGTTTTTGTAATAGCTTATTATTTATTTTTTAAAATCGATTATTTAAGTGCTAAAATTTTGTTAAGACCTATAATTATGTGATTATACAAAATAAAATACTGTAAAAATCAATTTTGCCAAATTTCAAATATTCTAGTTTTGTGCCGGCTTCCCAATAATATTTTTGAATTTCAGGCATTTTTAAAGAAGAATTTTGTGATATTAGTTTAGTCTTCATTGACATTGCTGAAATCGCGCGTTTTGATATCAGCTACCACAGAATCCCCTTTGTAGTTTAGTTGCGCATGGTCTTTTAAAGCCGCTTTAATAAACCGTCCTACCCGGATGTCTGCATTTGAAAAATCATCCATTTGCATTTCAACCTGTTCGAATTGGATGTCTTCTCCATCCAATTGGCAGTGACCGTTCAGGTGAATGTTTGTTGTAGAACATTTACCAGCAAGGTTTAACTCACAGAAATCATACATATTAATTACAAGGGTATCGGTTTTAATATACATATTGACTTCACAATGGTCTTCCAATTCCAATTCGAGTTTAGATCCCTGAATGCTATCAACGGTTTTAAATTCCATAAAATCTTTTAGGTGAATTTTTTCCAATGATTGTGAATAAACATCAATAATAATCTTTCCATTCGTCCGGTAATTTGGAAGACTATCAAATTTTATGATCACGTGCTTTCCAGTTTGATCTACTTTGATGAAAGATTTAAGATTTTCTTCAATTTTTACTTTAACCAGTGGTGCGCCTTGATGCCAGACTACTGAAAAATGGTTTCCAACTTCCAGACTGTTAAATTCCTGTAGTGGAAATTCCTTTTCAATCCAGTTTTCATTGCCTTTATAAATTCCTTTGTCATATTCCCGATGCCATTGTTGAATTCTAAACATCGTGATAAAGCTCAACAGGATAGTCAACCCAAAAAGTGACAATAAAAGTTTAGTACTTAGTTTCATGATATCTTTTGATTTTTCCAATTCTGATAATAATTTTTCATTTCGTCCCAATTAATTCCCAGTTGATCCATATTTTTAAATAATTCTGGTAAAAACTCTTCAGCAAATTGATCTTTGCGATGTTGTACTGATTTTTGTTTAGCTCCGAGAGCGACAAAAAAACCAATGCCTCTGCGATTTTCCAGGATTCCCTGGTCTTGTAATAAGGTATATGTGCGCATGACGGTATTGGGGTTGACCTGGATGCTGGTTGCATAATCTCTAACAGATGGGATGCGTTCTCCTTCTTGCCAATCCTGATTGATAATATTTTCCTGAACAGACATACCTATTTGTTCGAATATTGATAATGATTTTTTGAATTCCATATTAAACCTCCTTTTCTTTAATTTTTAAATAAGTCATAAACCAAAAGAAAGGTGCAGCAAGATATTGGATAAAGAATTTCGCAAATTTGATAATCCAGAAATCCTCAAGCATTAAATCAATCGGTGCATTGTTGACCCCATAGTTTACATGGGTAGTGCCGTGTAATTCTGCGCGCATTTCCGGAAATAAAGCATAGGCAAATAAAAAGACCAGCAGCATGTAAGCAAGACTCAATACGATGCCCCATAGGATTACTTTGTACCAGGCTCCGGTATTGAAAGTAGCTGCTCCAAAGAAGTAAACACTGAAGATTACAATCAGATAATGTAAACCCGTAAGATTTGTTTTCGAAAATAGATTAAAGGACTCTGTGGTTTTGTTCATTCCATAGCCAATAATCAATTTTTGAACCAGGAAGAATACAGTAAATACAAGAATTACTCCAAGCCAATACAATACATTTCCAAATAGCCATTTGGTAAATACTTTTTCTTCGGTACTGGCCGGTAAACTTAAAAAATCAGCTCGGGTTGACAATAGTTTGAGTTCGCTAAATAAATTAATCGTATATATAAAACCAAATACGATATAGACTCCTTCATAGTCAAAAGTAACCACGCGGTTTCCCATATCTTTTTGAAAGTATTCAACGATGCATCTGATCAGAACCAAGGAACTTACTACAATAGTCATGATTTTAAAATGTGGTAAAAAGGATTCGAAAAATTCTTTTTTCGATAACCAGCCTATTCGTTTTAAATTGAATGATAAATTCATATTAGGTATTTTAACGGATTAAATTGCTTTAGAAATAATGGCATTAAACAGAATTTCAAGATCGATATCTGTTGCTTGTTGTTGATTTTCCTGTGGATTCAATAGCATGTGGCCACCGGGGACGGTTTCTGCATAGAGATACTGTGCAGGCAAGGCATTACCGGGTTGAAAATCAAAACGATATTTCGAACTAATGGAAAATACGTCTTGATTAAAAATGACTTTACCTCCTTCAATCACAACAATGCGATCTAATAAATTGGAAACATCTTTAACCTGATGGGTAGAAATTAAAAAACATTGGTCTTCTCCCAGCGATGCAGATACTACTTTCCTAAAGATTGTTTTAGAAGGAATATCCATACCATTGGTAGGTTCATCCATTATAAGTAATTTACTACCGGTAGCTAAAGCAAAAGCAATGAGAAATTTTTTCTTCTGTCCGAAAGACAGTTCTTTGATTTTGCGATTTCCACCCAACTCAAAGTCCGATGAAATTTCAATAAATTTTTGTTGATCCCATCTTGGATAAAAAGGCGCATTGAGTTCTACGTATTTATACATAGTCAATTCCGGAAACACGTATTCTTCCTGTACATAAAAGAGATCTGCCAACATCGAAACCGGTCGTTCACGACTTTCCAATCCATGAATGCTGCTGGTACCCGTAGTTGGAAACAACAAACCTGAAATCAAACGCAGTAAAGTAGTTTTGCCAGCTCCATTTTTACCCAAAATGCCACAAATCGTCCCAGCCTGAATATCCAAATTCAGATGATCAAACAAAGGCGCTTGTTTTTTGCGGTAACCGAAACTCAGATCATTTACTTGTATCATATCCTATTGTTTTAGTGTATTAGTTTAATAGTACACCACAAAGGTATAATAGAGCATTCAAATTATTCAAGTTTTTTGAAAAAAATATTTTACATTTTTATTATTGTAATATATAATTGATTAAATAACAATTAAATAAGTAATAATTAGCTTTAAATTATTTTTCTAAAAAGTCGGCTACTGCTATTACCTGTCTATTTTATTCTTCTACTTAATACTATTTTAGTCAAACATAACTAGAGAAGAAGTATATCAAACAGGGTGATTTAAATTCTTAAACCAACCCAGCTTCATTTTGATTCGTACTTGACATTAACTGTTAGATCAATTGATTTCTATACAATGATTATGAAAAGTCCATTTATTATTGCCTTTTGCTTTGTCACGATTGTTAGTTTTACTCAACAAAACTGGTATACAACCGGTCAATCTGCCGATTTAATGATTAGTGGCGCTGGATTTAATGATTGTATGGGTCCTTTGGTATTTAATCATCCAAGCGGTTTGTGCAGTGATGGTACGAACTTGCTGGTGTGCGACCGGTTTAACAACCGGGTTTTAATTTGGAAGAATGCCCCGGACCATTGGAATCAGGAGCCCGATTTGGTATTGGGACAGCCCGACTTTAGATCAAATAATCCGGGTAAGGGTTTACATCAATTAAACTGGCCGGGAAATATCAGTGTTGGAAATCAAGTGATCGCTGTTGCAGATACAGAAAATGACCGGGTTCTGATTTGGAATTCTTTCCCACAATCTAACGGGGCTCCGGCTGATCTTGAAATTTACTTGCCATCTTTAACGCCCAATGGCAGTTCAAAACACTATGAATGGCCCTGGGGAGTTTGGACCGACGGGACTCGCCTGGCTGTAGTAGCTACCACAGGGGCGGCAATCCTCTTTTGGAATAGTTTGCCAACACACAGCGCTCAAACACCGGATTATACCATTGCTTTAAATGAATTTGGAACCCCAAGAAATGTCAGCACGGATGGCAAAACCTATTTCTTTGTAGGAGACCATAATGCAAAAGTGAATGGAAAACCTGGAACTTTTTTTTGGTATTCTTATCCTAAGCAATCAAATCAAACCTACGATTACTATCAAGACGAATGGATAAAAGGAATTCAAACTTCTAGTGGTCAATTTATTTCCGGAGGGATATTAAATTATTACCTCTACAATAAAATCCCAGGTTTAACAAATCAACAGCCCGACTTAAGTTTTCAATTTCCATATTATAAAAATGGGGACGGACCAGACATCGCGGAAGCAGATGGTCGCATTTATATAAATAACTACAACGGCAATAACATTCTCGTGTACAATCAAATTCCCAGCAACGATAAAGAATCACCGGATTGGGCCCTGGGCTCCTATGATTTTAATATAAATACTCTGGATAGTTTTGGTTATATCCAGAATCCAAATCTTACCAGCGACGGATCCAGATTGATCGTCACTTCTGATTTTGACCGTGCTATTTATATTTATAATCAGATTCCAACCCAATCCGGAATCTTACCGGATCATAAATATTCCATGATTTCTTACGATGGATTTTGTTGGGACCATGCTTTATTTGAAAATCAGTTCATCACGGTCGGAGTCCAAAAAATTTGTATTTGGAATGATCTTGGAAAACTTCATCTAAAACCAGAACAGATTTTTCAAAAAAATTTGGGCACTGCAATTTTCAAGGATTTAAGAGGCGTTGCATTGGATTCGGATTTCTTCTCGTTAGCAGACCGGGACGGAAAAATCTGGATCTGGAATGGGATACCAAAATCTTCAAACGAAAATCCATTTTTATCTTTAGATTTTCCAGGTTTTCAATTTAATCAAATGCACAGTGACGGAAAATATCTGATTGTTTGCTCTGAAAGTCCGCCGTCTCAAGTTTTAATTTTTAGAATCAGTGATTTAAGAAATGGAATAAAAACACCCTGGAAACAAATAAGCGCTTCTCAAACCAATCGATTGAATCTTGTTGCATCTGCAATTTCCTTTGAAGGCAGTTTAGCAATCGCCAACAGGGGACTTCACCAGGTATTATTATGGAAAAACATAGAGGAAGCAGGCGATTTTTCCAAAGTGATTGTTTTGGGTCAATCCAGTTTGCAAAATATTCAACCAGCCATTGGCAGCGATCGATTATTTATGCCTTCAACGTTACTGGCACTGGATAATGAGCTTTGGGTGGGTGAGTTTAAATTTTCCTCACGCATTTTAAAGTTTAGTCCTGGTCCAACTAAAAATGAAGACTTGAATAAAGCAGGTATGCAAAGCATTGAAATCTTTCCAAATCCAGTAGATGATGAATTTATTTTAAAGCTGACACAACCGGTACAATCAACAAAAGGCTTTCAAATATTGGACCTGCATGGAAGAACCATTCAATGCATTGATGAAATCATTCAACTATCCAATGCTTCGTATCGAGTTCAATTATATTCAGAAGGCTTAATTGCAGGAATATATTTTATAAGTTATACAGACGCTCAAAAAAAATTGCTTGCAAAATTTATACGTACCTATTAATTCTGCATGCGTGTTTTCAAATTATTCGCCTCATTTATTCGAAATTTGTATTCCTAATTTAATTCTTAATTCTTAATTTTTAATTGATTATCCGTTTAATTTCGCTTTCAAATATCTTGCGGTATGTGAATTTTTTACTTTTAACAAACCTTCAGGAGTGCCTTCATATAATAATTGTCCGCCGTGACGGCCTCCACCTGGCCCAAGATCAATAATCCAATCGGCTGTTTTTAAAACATCCATATTGTGTTCGATGACTAAAACCGTATGCCCTTTTTCTACCAGACTGTGCAATGCAAATAATAATTTTTTTACATCGTCAAAATGCAAGCCGGTAGTTGGTTCATCAAAAATAAAAAAGATGTGATCCGAACTGCTTTCCAAACCAAGATAATAGGCCAGTTTTAATCGTTGAGCTTCTCCACCAGACAAAGTAGAGGAGGATTGTCCAAGCTTTAAGTATCCTAATCCCACATCATTGAGTGGCTTTAATTTTTTTACCAGTTCTTTTCTATCTGAAAAAAACTTCAAGGATTCCTCAATACTCAATTCAAGGATGTCAAATATATTTTTATCCTTGTACTTGACTTCCAAAATTTCATTGCTAAATCGTTTGCCATTGCAATCTTCACAAATCAAACTAACATCTGCTAAAAATTGCATTTCAACGATAATTTCACCATCCCCTTTGCAGGTTTCACATCGACCCCCCTCTACATTAAATGAAAAATGTTTAGGTTGATACTGACGTAATTTAGATAAGGGTTGTTGTTTAAAAATATCCCGTATTTCATCATAGGCTTTTACATAAGTAGCTGGATTGCTCCGTGAAGAACGACCGATGGCTTGTTGATTTACCAATTCCACCTGCTTAATTCGCTTATACGCGCCACTTAATTTTCCAAGATTTTGGTCCTCCTGAAAATCATCTGTCAATTTTGCTTGGAGTAATGGATGAAAAACATGTTTGATCAGACTGGTTTTTCCGGAACCCGAAACTCCTGAAACACAAATCATACATTGAAGTGGAAAATGAACTTTTAGGTTTTGTAGATTGTGTAAATTTATATCTTCCAGTATAATTTGATCTGAATTGGTTTTACGAATTAGTGGAATCGGTATTTTATTAATTCCAGTAATGTAAGAAGCTGTAAGATTTTTTGTTTTTTGATTTAAAAATTCTTTATACGATCCAGAATAAACCACGGTTCCACCATGGATTCCGGCACCTGGTCCGATATCCAAAATTTCATCTGCATTTTTTATTATTTCTTCTTCGTGTTCAATTACAATGACCGTGTTGCCCAAGTCACGAAGATGATGCAAGGCTTCAACTAATTTTGCGGTATCCTTTGGATGCAAACCAATACTTGGTTCGTCTAATATATACAAAGAAGAAGTTAAATTTGAACCCAATGTACGTGTTAGATGTATTCGTTGCGATTCACCGCCACTTAAGGTACTTGAAAGTCGGTCCAGAGTCAAATAAGACAATCCGATTTTATCCAACACTTCGAGACGATTTGTAATTTCAAGCAGTAAGCGCTTTGCAATTTCAAAATCGCCTGGATCTAATTTTAAAGTTTTGAAAAATTTTAATAAATCTTCAATTGGAATAAACATCAGATCCCTGAAATTTTTTCCGGCAAATTTTACATATAAAGCTTCTTTTCTTAATCGGGCACCTTTGCATGCCGTACAATGTGTTTTTCCGCGATAGCGGGCAAGCATAATCCGGTTTTGAATTTTGTAAAGTTTTTCTTCGAGGTCTCTAAAAAATGCATAGATCCCTTGAAATTGTTCAATGCCATTCCACAAAATTTCTTTTTGTGCCTCGCTTAGTTCACGATAAGGAAGGTGTAACGGAAAATTTATTTTAGCCGCTATTTGAATCAGAGGTGTAAGCCATTCACTGGATTTTTCACCAGACCAACAAGCGATGGCTCCTTCATAAATTGTTTTCGATTTATTGGGCACCACTTTATTTTCATCTATTCCAATAATGCGTCCATACCCTTCGCATACAGGGCATGCACCAAACGAGTTGTTGTAATTAAACAACTGAGGACTTGGTTCAGGAAATTTTATTCCATCTAACTCAAAGCGCGATGAAAAATGGTGGATTTTTTCATCATTAAAAATAAGCGTACAATCTCCCAGACTTTCAGAAAAACAGGTTAAAATAGAATCGGCAATTCGCTTTTGCATATCCTCATCCATTGCAGCCAATTTTAAACGATCCACCACAATAAAGAAGGATTTATAATCGGAATGTGTGACTTTATGTTTAATATTTTTTTTTGAAACCAGTAAATCTTCGATCAGGTAGAGTTCATGATTCCAAAAAATGCGGTTAAAGCCTTTTTGAAGTAAAATTTCTAATTCCTGTTGGAGGCTTCTGTCGGGATAATTTTGTTGTAAATTAAAGGAGATATAAATTTTAGTGTCCATTTGCTGTTGACCAATAAAATCAACCACATCTTTTACCTCATGTTTTTTAACTACTTTACCAGAAACCGGAGAATAGGTTTTTCCCAATCGGGCATACAAGAGCCTTAAAAAATCATAAATTTCAGTAAGAGAACCCACCGTGGAGCGGGCATTGCTTGAGGTAACCTTTTGCTCAATTGCAATTGCAGGACACAAGCCTTTGATATAATCCAATTCAGGCTTTTTCATTCGGGTCAAAAATTGACGGGCATATGCGGAGAGACTTTCCACATACCGACGCTGCCCTTCTGCATAGAGCGTATCAATGATTAAAGATGATTTTCCGGAACCAGACACTCCGGTTACCACAATGAGTTTGGATTTAGGCAACATGACATCCACATTCCGAAGATTATTGGATCGGGCTCCTTTAATCTCAATAAATTGTTTGGATTTTGGGTTTTGGGTTTTTGACATGAATCCGAATGAACCTGCAAAAAGAAGGTTTTTTAAGCAATTATTTAAATAAGATTCAAAATACTACCTGTGATTGGCATTTTTTTTGATATGTTTGTATTAGGTAATCAGCGTAGCCGGTTAAAATTTCGTTAAAACGAAGGCAAGCATGCAACGACTACGATGGCTATCGTATCTTTATCACGTAATTAACAGCTCACAAAAAAAAAGCCTATAGATTAAAACTTCTACACTTTATTCATCTTTAAAAATAAGGGTATGCAAGTAATTAATCTAACAGATCAAGCCCTAATTGATCTGTATCTTCAAGGCGACGAGTCCGCTTTCTCCGAATTATTAAAGCGTCA
Protein-coding sequences here:
- a CDS encoding DUF2807 domain-containing protein, yielding MKLSTKLLLSLFGLTILLSFITMFRIQQWHREYDKGIYKGNENWIEKEFPLQEFNSLEVGNHFSVVWHQGAPLVKVKIEENLKSFIKVDQTGKHVIIKFDSLPNYRTNGKIIIDVYSQSLEKIHLKDFMEFKTVDSIQGSKLELELEDHCEVNMYIKTDTLVINMYDFCELNLAGKCSTTNIHLNGHCQLDGEDIQFEQVEMQMDDFSNADIRVGRFIKAALKDHAQLNYKGDSVVADIKTRDFSNVNED
- the uvrA gene encoding excinuclease ABC subunit UvrA, whose translation is MSKTQNPKSKQFIEIKGARSNNLRNVDVMLPKSKLIVVTGVSGSGKSSLIIDTLYAEGQRRYVESLSAYARQFLTRMKKPELDYIKGLCPAIAIEQKVTSSNARSTVGSLTEIYDFLRLLYARLGKTYSPVSGKVVKKHEVKDVVDFIGQQQMDTKIYISFNLQQNYPDRSLQQELEILLQKGFNRIFWNHELYLIEDLLVSKKNIKHKVTHSDYKSFFIVVDRLKLAAMDEDMQKRIADSILTCFSESLGDCTLIFNDEKIHHFSSRFELDGIKFPEPSPQLFNYNNSFGACPVCEGYGRIIGIDENKVVPNKSKTIYEGAIACWSGEKSSEWLTPLIQIAAKINFPLHLPYRELSEAQKEILWNGIEQFQGIYAFFRDLEEKLYKIQNRIMLARYRGKTHCTACKGARLRKEALYVKFAGKNFRDLMFIPIEDLLKFFKTLKLDPGDFEIAKRLLLEITNRLEVLDKIGLSYLTLDRLSSTLSGGESQRIHLTRTLGSNLTSSLYILDEPSIGLHPKDTAKLVEALHHLRDLGNTVIVIEHEEEIIKNADEILDIGPGAGIHGGTVVYSGSYKEFLNQKTKNLTASYITGINKIPIPLIRKTNSDQIILEDINLHNLQNLKVHFPLQCMICVSGVSGSGKTSLIKHVFHPLLQAKLTDDFQEDQNLGKLSGAYKRIKQVELVNQQAIGRSSRSNPATYVKAYDEIRDIFKQQPLSKLRQYQPKHFSFNVEGGRCETCKGDGEIIVEMQFLADVSLICEDCNGKRFSNEILEVKYKDKNIFDILELSIEESLKFFSDRKELVKKLKPLNDVGLGYLKLGQSSSTLSGGEAQRLKLAYYLGLESSSDHIFFIFDEPTTGLHFDDVKKLLFALHSLVEKGHTVLVIEHNMDVLKTADWIIDLGPGGGRHGGQLLYEGTPEGLLKVKNSHTARYLKAKLNG
- a CDS encoding T9SS type A sorting domain-containing protein, with protein sequence MKSPFIIAFCFVTIVSFTQQNWYTTGQSADLMISGAGFNDCMGPLVFNHPSGLCSDGTNLLVCDRFNNRVLIWKNAPDHWNQEPDLVLGQPDFRSNNPGKGLHQLNWPGNISVGNQVIAVADTENDRVLIWNSFPQSNGAPADLEIYLPSLTPNGSSKHYEWPWGVWTDGTRLAVVATTGAAILFWNSLPTHSAQTPDYTIALNEFGTPRNVSTDGKTYFFVGDHNAKVNGKPGTFFWYSYPKQSNQTYDYYQDEWIKGIQTSSGQFISGGILNYYLYNKIPGLTNQQPDLSFQFPYYKNGDGPDIAEADGRIYINNYNGNNILVYNQIPSNDKESPDWALGSYDFNINTLDSFGYIQNPNLTSDGSRLIVTSDFDRAIYIYNQIPTQSGILPDHKYSMISYDGFCWDHALFENQFITVGVQKICIWNDLGKLHLKPEQIFQKNLGTAIFKDLRGVALDSDFFSLADRDGKIWIWNGIPKSSNENPFLSLDFPGFQFNQMHSDGKYLIVCSESPPSQVLIFRISDLRNGIKTPWKQISASQTNRLNLVASAISFEGSLAIANRGLHQVLLWKNIEEAGDFSKVIVLGQSSLQNIQPAIGSDRLFMPSTLLALDNELWVGEFKFSSRILKFSPGPTKNEDLNKAGMQSIEIFPNPVDDEFILKLTQPVQSTKGFQILDLHGRTIQCIDEIIQLSNASYRVQLYSEGLIAGIYFISYTDAQKKLLAKFIRTY
- a CDS encoding acyloxyacyl hydrolase, which translates into the protein MKLFDLKYKERMKKHSSPVDTEQLWKDIQKKKRTKRGFIFWWTGIGLLIITAGLYYFLNPTFKNDRNSEGLLHTQPVIADRKSDSDSNKMLSIKNDKDALFQSKQASVDPNFYRENANEQKHKSSRKLKPLNQINSNTMEIQPTVFHESSDLTESANTYFKPNSVNELQSLEPEKADPQAMNGVNLYGNEHLEEVLALPVLLKQLIIHSKLLVDHLNTIPNPAVRLKPQTMEKPWFLQMGFGQSLVDRRFNANSDSFPTRNTKVLYAFKSEINLSRALSKQFEIFTGIRYTHILSQNKGSFRSSEELVKPKGQIIEHISLEGISSFSEEDIHLRRVTTIYNTSYQRMYLMDWSLGVNYSKPINSWAIFVNAATACNVFSKASGNYLTKENGYTDIQKEIKTHLGFSISGGVGLSYLLKNRSAISLDMNYCSYFNSFNRNQGIHEQYNLLGGQLSYKFRL
- a CDS encoding ABC transporter ATP-binding protein: MIQVNDLSFGYRKKQAPLFDHLNLDIQAGTICGILGKNGAGKTTLLRLISGLLFPTTGTSSIHGLESRERPVSMLADLFYVQEEYVFPELTMYKYVELNAPFYPRWDQQKFIEISSDFELGGNRKIKELSFGQKKKFLIAFALATGSKLLIMDEPTNGMDIPSKTIFRKVVSASLGEDQCFLISTHQVKDVSNLLDRIVVIEGGKVIFNQDVFSISSKYRFDFQPGNALPAQYLYAETVPGGHMLLNPQENQQQATDIDLEILFNAIISKAI
- a CDS encoding GntR family transcriptional regulator, with translation MEFKKSLSIFEQIGMSVQENIINQDWQEGERIPSVRDYATSIQVNPNTVMRTYTLLQDQGILENRRGIGFFVALGAKQKSVQHRKDQFAEEFLPELFKNMDQLGINWDEMKNYYQNWKNQKIS